From Syngnathus scovelli strain Florida chromosome 14, RoL_Ssco_1.2, whole genome shotgun sequence, one genomic window encodes:
- the LOC137839582 gene encoding janus kinase and microtubule-interacting protein 3-like, translating into MFCKQKGYLDEELDFRKRSMDQAHKRILELEAMLYEALPQRDCPATDGEKASHAGVNDVLTADQREELRSAVDQWKRALMCELRERDACILQDRMDLLHSAQQRNKELKEFIEAQKRQIKQLEEKFLFLFLFFSLAFILWP; encoded by the exons atgttctgtaagcagaagggctacctggatgaagagttggacttcaggaagcgttccatggaccaggctcataag aggatcctggagctggaggccatgttgtacgaggcgctaccgcagcgggactgccccgccacggacggcgaaaaagccagccacgctggcgtgaatgacgtgctgacggcggatcagagagaagagcttaggagcgccgtggaccaatggaagcgagccctgatgtgcgagttgagggagcgcgacgcttgcatcctccaagatagaatggatctgctgcacagcgcgcaacag aggaacaaagagctgaaagaattcatcgaagctcagaagagacaaatcaaacaattggaggagaagtttctgtttctctttctattcttctccttggccttcattctgtggccctaa